The genomic region TGCAGGAGATTATTTTAACAGGCGTTAATCTGGGGGATTTCGGTATTCTAAATGAGGAAGGTAAACATGAAGAAAATTTCACAGACTTGGTGAGCGCACTCGAAAGAGTGGAAAGTTTGAAGAGATTACGGTTTTCTTCCGTTGAGCCCAATCTTCTTACAGAGGAAGTTATTCGTATAGCCGCTCAATCGAGTAGGATAATGCCGCATTTTCACATGCCACTTCAAAGTGGGGCGGATGAAATATTGGGAAAGATGCGCAGACGGTACAAACGGGAGTTGTATCAGGAGAAGGTGAATCTCATTAAATCGCTAATCCCTCATGCTTCCATTGGTGTGGATGTTATTGTTGGATTTCCGGGAGAAACAGAAGGCCATTTTGAAGAAACGTATAATTTTCTCCATCAATTGCCGGTGAGCTATTTCCATGTCTTTACCTATTCTGAAAGAAATAATACACTCGCTGCGCAGATGAATCAGGTTGTCCCCATGCCGGTCAGGAAATATAGAAATAGCAGACTGAGAAATCTATCTGCAAAAAAATTACATGATTTCACGGTGGAGAATTTGGGCAGAGTATGGCCTGTACTTTTTGAAGAAGAAGAAAATGAAGGTGCAATGTTTGGATATACCTCTAATTATATTCGTGTAGAGCACCCATTCAGAGCTGATTTTGTTAACAGAATTGTAGATTGTGAAATGGAAGAAATAGGCAACAGAGGTCTGGTGAAGGCGGCACCTGTGCTTGCCACGAAAAATATTGCTACCTTCTGTTAAATATATATATGTATCCAACCATATCCGATTTATTGCATGATCTTTTTGGATTAAACCTTCCGCTCCCCATCCAGAGTTTCGGGTTTATGCTGGCGCTCTCCTTCCTTCTTGCGGCGTACACCGTGAAACTGGAATTGATCCGCAAGGAAAAATTGGGTTTGGTAAAATCGCATGTTAAGGAAAGTATGAAAGGTGCAGCAGCGACTTTTTCTGATTTAGCCTCTTCTTTTTTAATAGGATTCGTACTGGGTTATAAGTTTGTTTATGCTGCCATCAATTATTCACTATTTGTTGAAGACACGCAAGGTGTGTTGCTTTCACTCACGGGAAATCCTTTGGGTGGATTGCTGGTGGGTTCCTTAATGGCGTATATGCAGTATCGTGAGAAGGAAAAAGAGCGACTTCCTCAACCCAAAATGGTGCAGGAAACAGTCCATCCTTTTCAGCTTGTTTCTAATATCACCATCATCGCGGCCATTAGTGGGATTATCGGTGCGAAAATTTTTCATAACCTTGAGAATCTCCATGAGTTCAGAGAGAATCCGTTGGAAGCGTTGATTTCATTCAGTGGGTTAACCATGTATGGAGGATTAATTGCCGGAACGATCGCAGTGATGCGTTATGGAAGTAAAAATGGAATGCCGCCATTGGTGCTTGCGGATGCTACTGCTCCCGGACTAATGTTATCTTATGGTACCGGACGTTTGGGTTGTCAGATTTCAGGTGATGGTGACTGGGGGATTGTAAATTTAAGTCCAAAGCCCGATTGGTTATCATGGCTTCCGGATTGGTTTTGGGCCTATGATTATCCACATAATGTGATCAGTGCAGGTGTTCCCATTCCCGGATGCGAAGGAAAGCATTGTATGGTTCTGCCGGAAACGGTTTTTCCAACACCACTCTATGAAGCGCTGGCATGTGTCTTGTTATTTTTTGTTTTGTGGGGTTTCAGAAAGAAATTGGTGCGCACCGGACAATTGTTTTTTCTGTATCTGATTTTTAACGGCATTGAACGGTTTCTGATAGAGAAAATAAGAGTAAATAATAAATTTGACTTTCTCGGAATGACAGTGACACAAGCAGAAGTAATTGCTTCAGCCCTTATTATTACAGGAATTGCAGGCTATATTTATTGTTCAAAAAAACACCATCCTGATGGAAGAGTTGCAACTGGATAATATCTGTTCTAAAGCAAGGCAGGTCGTAGCCCTCGCAGTCGAATTTTTACGGCGCGAACGTGCACGTTTCGACAATGGTAAAGTAGAGTATAAAGGATTCAATGATTTGGTGTCCTATGTAGATAAAGGCAGCGAGAAATTATTGGTAGACGGATTAATGCCACTGATCCCGAATGCAGGATTTATTACTGAAGAGAATACGTTAACTATAACGGACCGTGAGTGGAAATGGATCATTGATCCTTTAGATGGCACCACTAATTTTGTTCATGGTATTCCTTGTTTTTGTGTGAGTGTCGGACTCATGTATAATGAAAAGATGGTGTTGGGAATTGTCCATGAAGTTAATCTGGATGAATGTTTTTATGGATGGAAGGGCGGAGGAGTTTATTTAAACGGACTTGCAATAAAGGTTTCGGTAACGAAGGAGCTTAAAAAATCATTGATAGCTACCGGGTTTCCTTATACCAATTATGAACGCATGGGACCTTATATGCAGGTCTTTGATTTTTGCATGAGAAATACGCAAGGTCTTAGAAGACTTGGATCTGCTGCCGTTGATTTGGCGTATGTAGCCTGCGGAAGATTTGAAGGATTTTACGAATATGGGTTGAATGCATGGGATGTTGCAGCGGGAGTATTTCTGGTGCAAGAGGCAGGTGGGACCGTGGGAGATTTTCAAGGAGGTGATAATTGTATTTTCGGAAAAGAAATTATAGCCACCAATGCCATGGTATTTGATGAGTTTCTTGGAGAAGTGAAAATGGCATTTCAGCCTTGAGGATAGGTTCTGTTTAAAAGTGGAGCAGCGTAAAGAGGATGTGATCCTGTTTAAAGGGAATCTAAAGCAACAACATTGAAGAAATTATCGGGTAGTAGTAGTTTTATATCTACTCATTATTGTCCATATCCTGCTTTTGCGCCCTTGATTTATGTTTAAGTACTTTTGCTTCGATATAAAAAATAATTTCTTCTGCAATGTTTTTACACTGATCGCCTACTCTTTCTAATTTTCGAATAGTGCTCAATAAATAAAGACTTTGGTTGATTCGGTCAGTATTGGAACGAATAAAATCGGCTACAGCCTGATTGGCGTTCAGATTGATTTCGTCCAGAATTTCATCTTTCTTAAAAACGCTTCTCGCTAAGCGGGTATCTTCTTTATCAAAAGCTTCCATGACGTCCTGAAGAATGATGATACCGGTATCATACATTTCAACCATTCTTGTGGTTTCAAGGAGTGATTTTTCCGGTTCGAGTTTTATGTTAAGCACAAACTGACAAATACCTTCGGCAATATCTCCAATACGTTCAAGATTGGAGTTAATCTTCATACAGGCCAGCACAAAACGGAGGTCAATCGCCACGGGATTAAAGAGTGCAATGATGTTTTCACAGTCTCTGTCTAGTTTTAATTCAAAGCCATTTACCCTTTTCTCATTGACAAGCACTTCTCTTGCCAGATCTTTATCCAGAAGAATCAACGCGTCTTTAGATTTCTCCAACTGTGACTTCACCAGAGAAAACATCTCCAGCATTTCACTTTTTAAATTCTTTAATTCACTATCTAAATGCGACATGGTAGGGTAGGGTATGAAATTCGTTGTTTAATTTTCTTTTTTTATTTTATTTTAACCAAAGCGACCGGTAATATAATCCTGTGTACGGACATCGCTTGGGTTCATGAATATTTTTTTAGTAGTATCATATTCCACCAGCTCTCCGAGGTAGAAAAAGGCCGTTGTATCGCTAACGCGACCGGCTTGCTGCATATTGTGAGTAACGATGATAATGGTGTACTGCGACTTTAATTCATAGATAAGTTCTTCGATTTTCGCAGAGGAGATGGGGTCAAGGGCAGAGGCCGGTTCGTCCATCAGAAGTACAGAGGGTTCAGTTGCAATAGCTCTTGCAATACACAATCTTTGTTGCTGTCCGCCGGATAAAGCCAGCGCTGATTTTTTCAGATTGTCTTTTACTTCTTCCCATAGTGCGGATTGACGTAAAGATCTTTCTACAGTTTCATCGAGCAGGTTTTTATTGTTGACTCCCCGGATACGTAATCCATAAATTACATTTTCATAAATACTTTTAGGAAATGGATTTGGTTTTTGAAAAACCATGCCGATCTTTTTCCGGAGATCTTCTACACGCATATCATTCCTGTAGATATCTTTTCCGTCCATCAGCACATCGCCCTCCTTCCTGAATCCTTCAATCAGGTCATTCATCCTATTGTAAAGGCGGAGAAAAGTAGACTTGCCACAACCTGATGGACCTATAAAAGCGGCTACTGAATTCGCATCAATATCCAGACTCACGTTTTTGATGACGTGTGTTTGGTCATAGAAGACGTTCACATTTTTTGCTTCCAGTTTTTTACTCATATACTTTCCGAATGTAGGCCGTTTTTACCATTTGATTTTTTTCTGCCATTTATTTCTAAAATAAATCGCTATTCCATTCATGAGAAATGTTACTAACAATAAGATGATGATAGCAGCTGCTGCATTAATTACAAATCCTTGCTGAGGACGTGAAGCCCAATTGTATATCTGAATAGGCAAAACAGAAAATTCATCCAGTGGAGTTGAAGGAGCAAAAGGAACATAGGCCAATGCGCCCACCACAATGAGAGGAGCTGCTTCACCTACAGCCCTGGAGAGGGCTAGTATAACACCGGTAAGAATTCCTCCGCCTGATGCCGGCAGGACCTGGTACCATATGGTCTGCCATTTGGTAGCACCAAGGGCAAGTGAAGCTTCTCTTAAACTCCTTGGAACAGCACGTACAGATTCTCTCGTTGCAACTATAATAATAGGGAGGATCAATAACGATAAGGTTAAAGCGCCGGTCAATACACTTTGCCCTAATCCCATTACTCTTGCGAAAATTTCTAACCCAAGAAGTCCATAAATAATAGATGGTATTCCGGCCAGATTGGTAATGTTAATTTCAAGTATCGCCGCGAAACGATTTCTTTTACCGTACTCTTCCAGATACAATCCTGCGAAGACTCCAAGAGGAATAGCAATAATAGCGGTAAGAAAAAGAATCCAGCAGGTTCCCATCAATGCGGTGAATATTCCGGCTTTCTCCGGGAAACGGGATGGGAGGTTGGTCAGGAAATCCCAACTGATTCTGTCGATTCCTTTTAAAACAACATCTCCTACAAAAATAGCAAGCATAAATAATCCAAAAAAGGTACAGAAAATACCAAAAACCTTAAAGGCTTTATCCTTAAATCGGTTCATGCTGATCTTATTCATACTTCTGTTGGTATTTTTTCTTAAACCAGAAGCTTAAGTTGTTTAACGTAAACGTCAAAACAAACAATGAAATTCCTGCAGCAAATATCGTTCTGTATTCGAGAGATCCATGGGGTACATCTCCCATACTGATTTGTACAATATAAGTGGTAATAGTTTGAATAGGTACTGTTGGATCCAGTGTCATATTCGGTTGCATTCCCGCAGCTATGGCAACAATCATGGTTTCACCAACTGCCCGTGAAATCGCCAGAATAACGGAGACGATGATACCCGATGAGGCCGCAGGAACAAGAACATTAAAGGAAGTTTGTAATCGTGTTGCACCCAATCCATACGATGCTTCACGGAGTGACTTAGGCACAGCATACAAAGCATCCTGACTAAGAGAGGAAATCAGCGGAATGATCATAATGCCCATTACAAAACCGGCACTTAATGCATTGAAGCTGGAGAGAGAAGGAATGAAGTTTTGCAAGAAAGGCGTAACAACAGTTAGTGCAAAGTATCCGTAAACCACCGTAGGTACCGCAGCCAATATTTCAAGAACAGGTTTAACACGGGTGCTAAATGATGAAGGAGCGTATTCATTCATGTACACAGCAATCGTAAGTCCAATGGGAAGGGCAAAAAATATGGCGATAAACGAAGTGAGAATGGTTCCGGTAAGTAAGGGTAAAATACCAAAGTGTTTATCGCTAAAAAGAGGAGTCCATTGTGTATCCGTTAAAAAGTCAACTATAGATACTTCATTAAAAAATCGAATAGTTTCTGCTCCAAGTGTGTACAAAATACCGGCTGTGATCAACACCGTCATTGCTGCACATAGTGCCAGAAACGAAACAATGACTTTCTCCGGAATTTTCATAAGTAGATAATAAAGCCCGACAAAGATAGTTTGCCGGGCTTTACATGGATGAATAGAATGTTATTTCTTTGAGGAGTGGTATTGAAGGAATTTATCTTGTTGTGCCTTATATTCTTCCGGACGCAAAGGCACGAATCCTACCGCCTTTGTTAATTCAGAAGCATTTGCCAGATAAAAATCAATGAATGAAATGGTTTCCGGACGCTGAACTGCTTTTGAGTTTACATAGATGAACAATGGGCGCGATAAAGGTGAATAACTTTTATCAAGAACAGTTTCCTGCGTAGGTAATATTCCACCTTTGCCATTTGCATCGTTTTGATCATCAATAGGAACAGCCTTGAGTTTCGCTTTATTTTCTTCAAAATAAGCCAGTCCAAAGAAACCTAAAGCAAATTTATCTCCGGAAACGCCTTGCACCAGTACATTGTCATCTTCACTTCCGGTATAATCTCCACGGCTGGAATGACTCTTGCCTACAATGACTTCAGTAAAATAATCATAGGTGCCTGATTCAACACCGGCGCCGTATAAATGAATTTCTTCTTTAGGCCATTCCGGACGAATTTGGTTCCAGTATTTTATTTTGCCTTGTGCTTCAGGCTCCCAAATCTTTTTCAGCTCTGCAACTGTAATTTCTTTAACCCAATCGTTTTGAGGATTTACGGTGACCACTAAGCCGTCATATCCAACTTCAAGTTCAATATAATCAATATTGTTTTCTTTGCAGGAAGCGATTTCTTCTTCCTTAATACTTCTGGAAGCATCATTGATGTCAATTTCTCCACGTGAGAACTTTTTAAAACCACCACCGGTTCCTGATAAACCTACTGTCACTTTAACATCGGGAAATTCTTTACGATACTCTTCTGCAACAGCTTCAGTAATCGGATAAACCGTACTGGAACCATCAACACTGATTGACCCACTAAGTTTACTTTCATTTCCGGTTTCGGTACTTTCTGATTTTTTTTGACCACAAGCAGCAAGGAGAGCTATGGATGCCAGAAGGATTAATTTTTTCATTTTTTGTATTTACGGTTTAATTGATGATGAGTAGAATATGGTTGGAAATGTAAAGTATTGATTACCAGATTTTTTGGTTAGATTTATTTTCTATTTCCACTGCAAAGAGATTAAGAAAATGTTAGGGATATATTTCCTCAATGTTAATTTAATATTAAGTCACAAAAAAAGCTCCCTGTCATATAACAGAGAGCTTTTATGAAATGAACTATTAATTTATTAATAATCAGTATTTTGAGGGTCCCAGTTCGCCCAACCGCTGGTCCAGTCTGTGTTTCCATCAAAGGCTCCGCGGAAAGTAACTACATCAAATCCGCTCAGATTACTTGAACTAAAATCAGCACCACTTAATAATATAGAACCAACCACCGGAATAAAGTTAGGTGTACTGGCATAAGGCGCACTAGCCAAACCAGTATTGTCATATTGAATGCTATTTCCATAAGCCACATTATTAAACCAGTTGCTTATATTAAATGTAGATCCACTTGCCACAGAAAGAGGAGTATTGCATGTAGCGATAATCGTATTTTTTACCTGGAGTAAATCACCCGTAGCATTACCTTCAGTACCTGTACCATCTACTAATAACCCCACAGGATAACCTGAAATGAGAGAATTGTAAATGCAGGTTTGTGTGTTACGGCGTAGATGTGCTCCACGTTTGAAATTTGAATTGACACTTGAACTGGTGTCTTGCTTTGGTCCAAAAACACTGATGTTAGAGAAGATAGCTTTTGTGCCGGGACTAGCAGTTGAACCGTTCGCATCATTATCAGATTCAAATCCATTAGAACCGGAAACATCTGCGATGTTCGGATCACGTAGGATCACTCCAAATTGAATTTTTCCGCTGTATCCATTGTCAGTATCCAGATCATCATCAACAGTCTTAAAGGAGATGATATGTTTAAGGTTAACATTACCGCCAAACATTTCATAAGCATCATCTCCGCAATAGGAAACCTGAATATAGTCAATCTCAGTTGCCGAGCCAACACCGCCTAAAGTCAAACCATTAATTTCCTGATTAGGCTGGAAGGGGATACCTGCATATTCAATTCTAACATATTTTAATGCACCACTGTTATCATTCGCAACTGTTCCGCCATAAAGTGCATCCGGACCTCCTTCAATTTGTCCTTCACTGCCGGGTAAATTGATTGGAGCGTTTCCGCAGATAATGATACCACCCCAATCACCGGGATTGCGTGTGCCGATGGCCTGAGATGAAGTAAATACAATAGGAAATGCTGCTGTACCAATGGCATTAATTTTTCCGCCGCGTTTTACAATCAATGACCCTTTAGAGGCTTTATCACCTTTAATAACTGTTCCCGGCTGAATGTTCAATACTCCGCCCTGATCTACGTATATGAATCCTTTTACAAGATAAGTTTTGCTACTGTCCCATGTGACGGATTGGTTGGTTGTTCCTTCCACCTGAACCGTTCCGTCGGAAAGTGTAGTGAGTGTGAAGTTTAATACTGTTGCAGGAGTCGTTTCTTCATCCTTGTCTTTTTTACAACCCGTGAATACTGAGGTTGATATGGCCAATGCAATCATCATTTTGATAGCGAATTGTCCACTGGTAATTTTGTTTTTCATTGTTTGTTTATTTTCTTGTTTGTTCCGGATACAAGATTACCGGAACTGAATTTTCATTATGTTAATGTAACTTGAAGTAAATGTTAAATTTTAAATGAGTATGTCCATTAACGTTGGTTAATTCTCCGGGTGATCGTAAGATTTAATATCTTACAGAAATTCCCAGTGTATAATAAGATCCTCTTTTGAAGCGTAGAATTAATTCATCATTGCTATTCACATTCCCATCATCGTTTGAATCCTGTCGAAGTACGGTGGCCTGATTTAACAAATCCATAACTCCTGCTTTAATCTCGAAATTTTTTCCAAATCCTTTTGTGATGGTAAAATCAACAACATTCCTTGGTAACTCATAAACATCCGGTGTTCCTTCGGTTCCTACAACCAATAACCGTTTACCGATGATCTTGTATTGGAGATTACACTGAAGTTTATATTCAGGTTGATTATAATAGATGCCGGTATTTATTACATAAGGAGATTGACCCATCATGATTCTTTTCTTGTCTTGTCCAACCGCATTGTCACCGAGATTCACCTGACTGATAACATAAGAGGCATTGGCACCAATAGAGAAGCGGCTTAAGAATCCGGCTTTGAAGACAGGCTCCAGTGACTTACGTACTTCGACTTCAGCACCTGTACTGAAGGCACTGGTGGCATTTCTGAATTCGAAATTTCTTGTGCCACCTGATCCTGCACCGGGTTTGAAGTATTGCTCAATAGGATTGGTAAAATTTTTATAGAATAATCCAAATGAGATAAGTTCACCGGCTGCAGGGTAGTTCTCCCAGCGTAAATCCAGATTGTCAATGGTGGGTGTCTCGAGAGATGGATTTCCAAAAAGAACGTTATTGAAAACGAAGTCGTAGTATGCGAATGGGGCAATTTCTCTGAATTCAGGTCTGTTTACAGTGCGTGCATAGGCAAACCGAACTAATGATTTTTGGGTGATATTAATACTTAAGTTAAGAGAAGGAAGGAAGCTGCTGATAGGATTGTCAATAATGAGCGGATTACCGTTGTTATCGGAGCTTTCCAGTTGCAGACGGTTGTATTCATAGCGTACACCACCGGAAATACTAACGGCATCACTGATGGGCCATGTCGTTCCAATGTACGCTGCAGATAATAAATTGGTGGCATCATAACGGTCAGTTCCATTGGTGCCTTCATCAATTTTGAAACCGGTACTGTCATTAAAATTGTTGTCGTCAAATACCTGATCAAGAGGTAACATCAGCAGGTCGTTATCGAATTTGTCCACTCTGGATTTCGTGTAAGCCAGCCATCTTGCATTAAAGGTTCGGTTCTTAAATTCTGTATAGAAACCGGCTCTGATTTTTATTTTCCGGGTTTCACTTAATTGCTTTATTTGGTGTTCAATGTTTGCACTAGACATGATGATGTCTTCATCCAGCGTAGAGTAAAATCTTCCTGCATCCGCTTGAGAAGCAGTTGTATTTACCTGAATAAAATATTGAGGAAGATTATCAACGAGACTGCGGAAAGTACGTATGCGTCTATAATCAGGCTCATTGGTGTGGGTAACACTGTATCCACCCGTCCAGGTGAAGGAAGTTTTCTCCTGATTGAAGTCATGAGAACCGGAAATTTGTCCTGAATATACTTTCCTTTCAAAATACCTGAAAGCATAATTGCGTACATCATTCCCTTCCTCAATATTGTAACCGGTTCGAATTGTTGTTCCATTGGAGCCGCTTTGATTATATAGGTTTCGGAATTCTATTTTATTTCTTGGATTAATAAGTAAACTGAAATTACTTAAAAGTCCGAGCGATACTTTGTTAATAGATGTAAGGTCGTTGAAATTATATATGGTGTCACTGACATTATTTTCAATATCGAATTGATTATAGTTCAGGTTTTCGGCCGTTCGCGTTTCATAAGTATTACCATAGTTGATGCCACTGATATTAGCTGCCTTTACTTTACCGATGTTGAATTTTTTTGCGAATCCCAGACTGAAGCGTTGATCAATGGGTGCCGATTGTTCTTTTGCAATCCACGTATTGGGAAGTTGCTTCGCTAATTCTACTTGTTGCGCGGGGCTTAATCCGGAGATAGTAGCAGGAAAATCGGAGGGGAGATCACGACTTCCATTGTCCATGCCCAACCAATCGGTGTTGCTCAGGGAAGCTCTGTTAAAATTTTTGAAAGTGGTATTGTTTCTGACACCTAGAGTAATGCTTGCATTAATATAATCTTCG from Bacteroidota bacterium harbors:
- the pstB gene encoding phosphate ABC transporter ATP-binding protein; protein product: MSKKLEAKNVNVFYDQTHVIKNVSLDIDANSVAAFIGPSGCGKSTFLRLYNRMNDLIEGFRKEGDVLMDGKDIYRNDMRVEDLRKKIGMVFQKPNPFPKSIYENVIYGLRIRGVNNKNLLDETVERSLRQSALWEEVKDNLKKSALALSGGQQQRLCIARAIATEPSVLLMDEPASALDPISSAKIEELIYELKSQYTIIIVTHNMQQAGRVSDTTAFFYLGELVEYDTTKKIFMNPSDVRTQDYITGRFG
- a CDS encoding prolipoprotein diacylglyceryl transferase, whose amino-acid sequence is MYPTISDLLHDLFGLNLPLPIQSFGFMLALSFLLAAYTVKLELIRKEKLGLVKSHVKESMKGAAATFSDLASSFLIGFVLGYKFVYAAINYSLFVEDTQGVLLSLTGNPLGGLLVGSLMAYMQYREKEKERLPQPKMVQETVHPFQLVSNITIIAAISGIIGAKIFHNLENLHEFRENPLEALISFSGLTMYGGLIAGTIAVMRYGSKNGMPPLVLADATAPGLMLSYGTGRLGCQISGDGDWGIVNLSPKPDWLSWLPDWFWAYDYPHNVISAGVPIPGCEGKHCMVLPETVFPTPLYEALACVLLFFVLWGFRKKLVRTGQLFFLYLIFNGIERFLIEKIRVNNKFDFLGMTVTQAEVIASALIITGIAGYIYCSKKHHPDGRVATG
- a CDS encoding inositol monophosphatase translates to MEELQLDNICSKARQVVALAVEFLRRERARFDNGKVEYKGFNDLVSYVDKGSEKLLVDGLMPLIPNAGFITEENTLTITDREWKWIIDPLDGTTNFVHGIPCFCVSVGLMYNEKMVLGIVHEVNLDECFYGWKGGGVYLNGLAIKVSVTKELKKSLIATGFPYTNYERMGPYMQVFDFCMRNTQGLRRLGSAAVDLAYVACGRFEGFYEYGLNAWDVAAGVFLVQEAGGTVGDFQGGDNCIFGKEIIATNAMVFDEFLGEVKMAFQP
- a CDS encoding carboxypeptidase-like regulatory domain-containing protein is translated as MKSRTKTLIICCLLTAYAQILVAQTGSLRGKLTDKTNAETLIGATVAIEGTSLGAVTNIDGDYIIEKVPVGTYTIKISFVGYNAESLPGIIIKENESTSLNLKMESNTKVLKDAEVISTRITNTENAVLAEMRSSEQIVNGVSSQQIAKTQDRSASEVIKRLPGVTVMEDRFIVIRGLSERYNSVLLNDALAPSAEPDKKAFSFDIIPSSMLDRVLIYKTGAPELPGEFAGGVVKVYTKNIPDEDYINASITLGVRNNTTFKNFNRASLSNTDWLGMDNGSRDLPSDFPATISGLSPAQQVELAKQLPNTWIAKEQSAPIDQRFSLGFAKKFNIGKVKAANISGINYGNTYETRTAENLNYNQFDIENNVSDTIYNFNDLTSINKVSLGLLSNFSLLINPRNKIEFRNLYNQSGSNGTTIRTGYNIEEGNDVRNYAFRYFERKVYSGQISGSHDFNQEKTSFTWTGGYSVTHTNEPDYRRIRTFRSLVDNLPQYFIQVNTTASQADAGRFYSTLDEDIIMSSANIEHQIKQLSETRKIKIRAGFYTEFKNRTFNARWLAYTKSRVDKFDNDLLMLPLDQVFDDNNFNDSTGFKIDEGTNGTDRYDATNLLSAAYIGTTWPISDAVSISGGVRYEYNRLQLESSDNNGNPLIIDNPISSFLPSLNLSINITQKSLVRFAYARTVNRPEFREIAPFAYYDFVFNNVLFGNPSLETPTIDNLDLRWENYPAAGELISFGLFYKNFTNPIEQYFKPGAGSGGTRNFEFRNATSAFSTGAEVEVRKSLEPVFKAGFLSRFSIGANASYVISQVNLGDNAVGQDKKRIMMGQSPYVINTGIYYNQPEYKLQCNLQYKIIGKRLLVVGTEGTPDVYELPRNVVDFTITKGFGKNFEIKAGVMDLLNQATVLRQDSNDDGNVNSNDELILRFKRGSYYTLGISVRY
- the mtaB gene encoding tRNA (N(6)-L-threonylcarbamoyladenosine(37)-C(2))-methylthiotransferase MtaB codes for the protein MNTVAFHTLGCKLNFSETSTLARQFRSAGWKRVEFPEAADVYVVNTCSVTENADKECRSIVNRAMSANPEGKMIIVGCYAQLKPDEIAAIPGVDLVLGATEKFNVLNYLAGLEKSGNGKVLSCEISAADSFISAWSSGDRTRTFLKVQDGCDYNCSFCTIPLARGRSRSNSIKNVLEQVKELTASGVQEIILTGVNLGDFGILNEEGKHEENFTDLVSALERVESLKRLRFSSVEPNLLTEEVIRIAAQSSRIMPHFHMPLQSGADEILGKMRRRYKRELYQEKVNLIKSLIPHASIGVDVIVGFPGETEGHFEETYNFLHQLPVSYFHVFTYSERNNTLAAQMNQVVPMPVRKYRNSRLRNLSAKKLHDFTVENLGRVWPVLFEEEENEGAMFGYTSNYIRVEHPFRADFVNRIVDCEMEEIGNRGLVKAAPVLATKNIATFC
- the pstC gene encoding phosphate ABC transporter permease subunit PstC, coding for MKIPEKVIVSFLALCAAMTVLITAGILYTLGAETIRFFNEVSIVDFLTDTQWTPLFSDKHFGILPLLTGTILTSFIAIFFALPIGLTIAVYMNEYAPSSFSTRVKPVLEILAAVPTVVYGYFALTVVTPFLQNFIPSLSSFNALSAGFVMGIMIIPLISSLSQDALYAVPKSLREASYGLGATRLQTSFNVLVPAASSGIIVSVILAISRAVGETMIVAIAAGMQPNMTLDPTVPIQTITTYIVQISMGDVPHGSLEYRTIFAAGISLFVLTFTLNNLSFWFKKKYQQKYE
- a CDS encoding PstS family phosphate ABC transporter substrate-binding protein gives rise to the protein MKKLILLASIALLAACGQKKSESTETGNESKLSGSISVDGSSTVYPITEAVAEEYRKEFPDVKVTVGLSGTGGGFKKFSRGEIDINDASRSIKEEEIASCKENNIDYIELEVGYDGLVVTVNPQNDWVKEITVAELKKIWEPEAQGKIKYWNQIRPEWPKEEIHLYGAGVESGTYDYFTEVIVGKSHSSRGDYTGSEDDNVLVQGVSGDKFALGFFGLAYFEENKAKLKAVPIDDQNDANGKGGILPTQETVLDKSYSPLSRPLFIYVNSKAVQRPETISFIDFYLANASELTKAVGFVPLRPEEYKAQQDKFLQYHSSKK
- the phoU gene encoding phosphate signaling complex protein PhoU, whose product is MSHLDSELKNLKSEMLEMFSLVKSQLEKSKDALILLDKDLAREVLVNEKRVNGFELKLDRDCENIIALFNPVAIDLRFVLACMKINSNLERIGDIAEGICQFVLNIKLEPEKSLLETTRMVEMYDTGIIILQDVMEAFDKEDTRLARSVFKKDEILDEINLNANQAVADFIRSNTDRINQSLYLLSTIRKLERVGDQCKNIAEEIIFYIEAKVLKHKSRAQKQDMDNNE
- the pstA gene encoding phosphate ABC transporter permease PstA, producing the protein MNKISMNRFKDKAFKVFGIFCTFFGLFMLAIFVGDVVLKGIDRISWDFLTNLPSRFPEKAGIFTALMGTCWILFLTAIIAIPLGVFAGLYLEEYGKRNRFAAILEINITNLAGIPSIIYGLLGLEIFARVMGLGQSVLTGALTLSLLILPIIIVATRESVRAVPRSLREASLALGATKWQTIWYQVLPASGGGILTGVILALSRAVGEAAPLIVVGALAYVPFAPSTPLDEFSVLPIQIYNWASRPQQGFVINAAAAIIILLLVTFLMNGIAIYFRNKWQKKIKW
- a CDS encoding T9SS C-terminal target domain-containing protein, which codes for MMIALAISTSVFTGCKKDKDEETTPATVLNFTLTTLSDGTVQVEGTTNQSVTWDSSKTYLVKGFIYVDQGGVLNIQPGTVIKGDKASKGSLIVKRGGKINAIGTAAFPIVFTSSQAIGTRNPGDWGGIIICGNAPINLPGSEGQIEGGPDALYGGTVANDNSGALKYVRIEYAGIPFQPNQEINGLTLGGVGSATEIDYIQVSYCGDDAYEMFGGNVNLKHIISFKTVDDDLDTDNGYSGKIQFGVILRDPNIADVSGSNGFESDNDANGSTASPGTKAIFSNISVFGPKQDTSSSVNSNFKRGAHLRRNTQTCIYNSLISGYPVGLLVDGTGTEGNATGDLLQVKNTIIATCNTPLSVASGSTFNISNWFNNVAYGNSIQYDNTGLASAPYASTPNFIPVVGSILLSGADFSSSNLSGFDVVTFRGAFDGNTDWTSGWANWDPQNTDY